The sequence TTCCACCAGGGGCGCCCTGGCCGTCTCGGGCGCCGACGGCATCGTGGGTGCCTCGGCCTGGTCGCGCTGAAGGATCTGCATCAGCGCCGAACGGACCCCGGCGCCCATGCGGTAGTAGACGATGCGCCCTTCCCGCCTGTTCTCCACGAGCCCCATGCACCGCAGCCGCTTGAGGTGATGACTCACGGTGGACTGAGCCACTCCCACATCGCAGATGTCGTGCGCCGCGACCTCCGCTCCCTGCCGTGCCGCCAGATGGACCAGCAGTTGCAGGCGTACCGGATCGCCCAGTGTCTTGAAGACGCCGGCCCACCACACCGCATCCGCCGCGCTCAGCTGGAAGCACTCCGCGTTCTCGGCAGGCTCCGCGGCCTCACGGGACATCTTTTCTCCTCACCCCAGCGTCGTCCGGCTGGGAATGCGAGTGGACGGGCACGGCACGGTCCGGGGCGGCTCAGCCCTCAACCCACCGGAGTGTGTCGCCACTCGGCGACCGGCTCAGCTCACGCCGCCGCTGACAACAGACCCGCCATGCCGGCGAGTACGCCCGGGGCCACCCGGTAGTAGACCCAGCTGGCCCGCCGGTCGGAGACCAGAAGACCCGCTTCACGGAGTTTGCGCAGGTGGTGGCTGACTGTGGGCTGGGAGACGCCGACGTCCTGGATGTCACAGACGCACGCCTCGCCGCCGGGCTGCGCGGCGATCCGGGAGAACAGCCGCAGACGGACCGGGTCCGAAAGGGCCTTGAACATGCTCGCGATCCTCTCTGCGTCGGGCGCGGAGAGCTCTTCCTGCCCCAGCGGCTGGCAGCAAGCCAGAGACGTGGTGGTGTCCGGAGCACCGGAGACAGAGACTAACTTCGACATGCCTCTATGTTGACACTCATCTAATCACCTGCCAAGAGTCGAAGGGGAACGGATCTGCCCGAACGGGCGCGACTATTTCGATGAATCTCTATGTTGACGCACATCGAACCCGGGTGCATCCTGATGACCAGAGGACATCGACAAACATCGAAACCGAGGAGAGCCCGTCGTGACTGCGCCCGCTGCCCAGGATCTGCCCGTTGTCGTCATCGGAGCCGGCCCCATCGGCCTGGCCGCCGCCGCCCACCTGTTGGAGCGGCAGCTGACGCCCCTGGTCCTGGAAACAGGACCGGTGGCCGCCGGCGCAGTGCGGGACTGGTCCCACGTCCGGCTCTTCTCGACCTGGAGCGAGCTCACCGACCCCGCCGCCGAGAAGCTGCTCGCCCCCACCGGCTGGAGCCGGCCCGAGGCGACGACCTACCCCACCGGCGGCGACTGGGCCGAACGCTACCTCCAGCCCCTCGCCGACACCCTCGGCGACCGCATCCGCTACGGCGCCACCGTCACCGGCATCTCCCGCGCCGGACGCGACCGCATCGTCGACGCCGACCGAGACAGCCAGCCCCTCGTCGTCCACCTCACCACCGCCGACGGCGGCGAGGAGCGCCTTTTTGCCCGCGCGATCATCGACGCTTCCGGCACCTGGACCACCCCGAGCCCGGCCGGCGCCAGCGGCCTGCCCGCGCTCGGCGAGAACGCGGCGGCCGACCGCATCACCTACTGCGTCCCCGACCTCAACGACCCGTCCGTACGGTCGCGTTACGCAGGAAAGCGCACCGCGGTCATCGGCTCCGGAGCTTCCGCCTTCACCGCGCTCGCAACCCTTGCGGACCTCGCCCAGAACGAACCGGGCACGCACGCCGTCTGGATCCTGCGCCGTGGCATCAGCGGCTCCACCTTCGGCGGCGGCGAAGCCGACCAGCTCCCCGCCCGCGGAGCCCTCGGCCTGGCCGCCAAGGCAGCCGTCGACAACGGCCACGCCGACGCCGTCACCGGCTTTCGCACCGAGACCATCGAACGGGACGAAGACGGCCGCCTGATCCTCATCGCAGAGGACGGCCGACACCTCGACGCGGTCGACGAGGCCATCGTCCTCACCGGCTTCCGCCCCGACCTGACCTTCCTGTCCGAGATCCGCCTCGGCCTCGACGAACGCCTCCAGGCCCCGACCGCGCTGGCCCCGCTCATCGACCCCAACGTCCACTCCTGCGGCACGGTCTACCCGCACGGCGTCAACGAGCTCTCCCACCCGGAGAAGGACGTCTACCTCGTCGGCATGAAGTCCTACGGCCGCGCCCCCACCTTCCTCGCCATGACCGGATACGAGCAGGTCCGCTCCATCACCGCATCCCTCGCCGGAGACCAGGAAGCAGCCGAGCGCGTCGAACTGACCCTGCCCGAGACGGGAGTCTGCGGCGGCGCAGGACTCTTCGACG is a genomic window of Streptomyces sp. NBC_00414 containing:
- a CDS encoding ArsR/SmtB family transcription factor is translated as MSREAAEPAENAECFQLSAADAVWWAGVFKTLGDPVRLQLLVHLAARQGAEVAAHDICDVGVAQSTVSHHLKRLRCMGLVENRREGRIVYYRMGAGVRSALMQILQRDQAEAPTMPSAPETARAPLVEDSSPLPP
- a CDS encoding ArsR/SmtB family transcription factor, with the protein product MSKLVSVSGAPDTTTSLACCQPLGQEELSAPDAERIASMFKALSDPVRLRLFSRIAAQPGGEACVCDIQDVGVSQPTVSHHLRKLREAGLLVSDRRASWVYYRVAPGVLAGMAGLLSAAA
- a CDS encoding NAD(P)-binding domain-containing protein, which codes for MTAPAAQDLPVVVIGAGPIGLAAAAHLLERQLTPLVLETGPVAAGAVRDWSHVRLFSTWSELTDPAAEKLLAPTGWSRPEATTYPTGGDWAERYLQPLADTLGDRIRYGATVTGISRAGRDRIVDADRDSQPLVVHLTTADGGEERLFARAIIDASGTWTTPSPAGASGLPALGENAAADRITYCVPDLNDPSVRSRYAGKRTAVIGSGASAFTALATLADLAQNEPGTHAVWILRRGISGSTFGGGEADQLPARGALGLAAKAAVDNGHADAVTGFRTETIERDEDGRLILIAEDGRHLDAVDEAIVLTGFRPDLTFLSEIRLGLDERLQAPTALAPLIDPNVHSCGTVYPHGVNELSHPEKDVYLVGMKSYGRAPTFLAMTGYEQVRSITASLAGDQEAAERVELTLPETGVCGGAGLFDEAAAEESSGGCCAPAPSLVQIGSATSALQIGRPEASGSC